A window of Natrinema versiforme contains these coding sequences:
- a CDS encoding NRDE family protein: protein MCTLTLAWRVFEDAPVAVAANRDEALERESRPPAVYDDDPVIVAPRDAEAGGTWIGYNEFGVVVGITNKWTDADLAGERSRGLLVADALAARSAADAKSIVEDATAADEYGGFYLVVADATEAFCYQWDGDLALTEFDPGVHVVVNVAVDDDVDAPSIRPDASREQAANARAVRETLAVESGETAADWLERAAGVLGDHEYGVCIHRDGFGTRSSSLIALGHETTRYAYAPGPPCRTRYEDVDLPDLDDPGTAAGVDTERRTGEADDGDDPSLEGEGHI, encoded by the coding sequence GTGTGTACGCTCACGCTCGCTTGGCGGGTCTTCGAGGACGCACCGGTCGCGGTCGCCGCAAACCGTGACGAGGCGCTCGAGCGCGAGTCGAGGCCGCCCGCCGTCTACGACGACGATCCGGTGATCGTCGCGCCCCGCGACGCCGAGGCCGGCGGGACGTGGATCGGCTACAACGAGTTCGGCGTTGTCGTCGGCATCACGAACAAGTGGACCGACGCCGATCTCGCCGGCGAGCGCTCTCGCGGACTGCTCGTCGCCGACGCCCTCGCAGCCAGATCCGCGGCGGACGCGAAGTCGATCGTCGAGGACGCCACCGCGGCCGACGAGTACGGCGGCTTCTACCTCGTCGTCGCCGACGCGACCGAGGCGTTCTGCTACCAGTGGGACGGCGACCTCGCCCTGACCGAGTTCGATCCGGGGGTCCACGTCGTCGTCAACGTCGCCGTCGACGACGATGTCGACGCACCCTCGATCCGCCCGGATGCGAGCCGCGAGCAGGCGGCCAACGCTCGAGCGGTTCGAGAGACGCTCGCCGTCGAATCGGGAGAGACGGCCGCGGACTGGCTCGAGCGCGCCGCCGGCGTCCTCGGCGATCACGAGTACGGCGTCTGCATCCACCGGGACGGATTCGGAACTCGATCGTCGTCGCTGATCGCGCTCGGCCACGAGACGACGCGCTACGCCTACGCGCCGGGACCACCCTGTCGGACGCGTTACGAGGACGTCGACCTCCCCGACCTCGACGATCCGGGCACCGCCGCCGGTGTCGATACCGAGCGCCGCACCGGGGAGGCCGACGACGGCGACGACCCGTCGCTCGAGGGGGAAGGGCACATTTAA
- a CDS encoding transcription repressor CinR, with translation MSVSAAEAELTEDERAGLELVRESGGIHQSDFWKELDVSSRKGSRIVESLVEKELVDREDTVYDGHNTYYITPTARDLDFTLLMAGDMLSPFIGEEEVDPNSDAFSQWIMNLAYEE, from the coding sequence GTGAGCGTTTCCGCGGCCGAAGCCGAACTCACCGAGGACGAACGGGCCGGCCTCGAACTCGTTCGTGAGTCCGGCGGCATTCACCAGAGCGACTTCTGGAAGGAACTGGACGTCTCCTCGCGGAAGGGAAGCCGGATCGTCGAGTCGCTCGTCGAGAAGGAACTCGTCGATCGCGAGGACACCGTCTACGACGGGCACAACACCTACTACATCACGCCGACCGCCCGCGATCTGGATTTCACCCTCCTGATGGCCGGTGACATGCTCTCGCCCTTTATCGGCGAGGAAGAGGTCGATCCCAACAGCGACGCCTTCTCGCAGTGGATCATGAACCTCGCCTACGAGGAGTAA
- the gatA gene encoding Asp-tRNA(Asn)/Glu-tRNA(Gln) amidotransferase subunit GatA, whose protein sequence is MSENIFITEERIDGSEDGPLAGKTVAVKDNISTAGVRTTCGSRMLEDYVPPYDATVVSRLKDAGATIVGKANMDEFGMGTTTETSYFGETDNPAAPGHVPGGSSGGSAAAVAAGEADLALGSDTGGSVRCPAAFCGVVGIKPTYGLVSRYGLVAYGNSLEQIGPFGETVEDAASLLDVIAGSDDRDATTRSEGDDASYADAATGDVDGLSIGVPTELLEGADEGVVETFWDAIGELEDRGAEYHEVSLPSVEHAVEAYYVIAMSEASSNLARFDGVRYGRSGGYDGNWNEAFATAREEGFGDEVKRRILLGTYALSAGYHDKYYKKAQDARAWVKQDFDEALSEADVLASPTMPVPPFELGESLDDPLQLYLADANTVPVNLADLPAISVPAGETGGLPVGLQLVGPAFGEEQLIQAASALA, encoded by the coding sequence ATGTCCGAGAACATCTTCATTACCGAGGAGCGGATCGACGGCAGCGAGGACGGCCCGCTCGCCGGCAAAACGGTCGCGGTCAAGGACAACATCTCGACGGCCGGCGTCCGGACGACCTGCGGCTCGCGGATGCTCGAGGACTACGTCCCGCCCTACGACGCGACGGTCGTTTCCCGCCTGAAAGACGCCGGCGCGACCATCGTCGGCAAGGCCAACATGGACGAGTTCGGGATGGGGACGACCACCGAAACGTCGTACTTCGGCGAGACGGACAACCCCGCCGCACCGGGCCACGTCCCCGGCGGCTCCTCGGGCGGCTCCGCAGCCGCGGTCGCCGCCGGCGAGGCCGACCTCGCGCTCGGCTCCGACACCGGCGGTTCGGTCCGCTGTCCCGCCGCCTTCTGCGGCGTCGTCGGTATCAAGCCCACGTACGGGCTGGTCTCGCGGTACGGCCTCGTTGCCTACGGCAACAGCTTAGAGCAGATCGGTCCCTTCGGCGAGACCGTCGAGGACGCCGCCTCGCTGCTCGACGTGATCGCCGGCAGCGACGACCGGGACGCGACCACCCGCAGCGAGGGCGACGATGCGAGCTACGCCGACGCCGCCACCGGCGACGTCGACGGGCTCAGTATCGGCGTTCCCACGGAGCTACTCGAGGGGGCCGACGAGGGCGTCGTCGAGACGTTCTGGGACGCCATCGGCGAGTTGGAGGACCGCGGCGCGGAGTATCACGAAGTTAGCCTGCCATCGGTCGAACACGCCGTCGAGGCCTACTACGTGATCGCGATGTCCGAAGCGTCCTCGAACCTCGCGCGGTTCGACGGGGTTCGATACGGCCGCTCCGGCGGCTACGACGGCAACTGGAACGAGGCCTTCGCGACGGCCCGCGAAGAGGGCTTCGGCGACGAGGTCAAGCGACGGATCCTGCTGGGGACGTACGCGCTCTCGGCGGGGTATCACGACAAGTACTACAAGAAGGCACAGGACGCTCGTGCGTGGGTCAAACAGGACTTCGACGAGGCGCTCTCGGAGGCCGACGTGCTCGCGAGTCCCACGATGCCGGTGCCGCCGTTCGAACTCGGCGAGAGCCTGGACGATCCGCTCCAGTTGTACCTCGCCGACGCGAACACCGTCCCCGTGAATCTCGCGGATCTGCCGGCCATCTCGGTTCCGGCGGGCGAGACCGGTGGCCTTCCCGTCGGCCTCCAACTCGTCGGCCCCGCCTTCGGCGAAGAGCAGCTGATCCAGGCTGCGAGCGCGCTCGCCTAA
- the gatC gene encoding Asp-tRNA(Asn)/Glu-tRNA(Gln) amidotransferase subunit GatC, translating to MSDDAVSPEEVRHVAELARVDLADDEVDRFTGQFADILEYFETLDEVPEVDRDADLANVMRPDEERASLDSEEALRNAPETEDGYFKGPNVS from the coding sequence ATGAGCGACGACGCCGTCAGTCCCGAGGAGGTCCGCCACGTCGCGGAGCTGGCTCGCGTCGACCTCGCAGACGACGAGGTCGACCGGTTCACCGGGCAGTTCGCGGACATCCTCGAGTACTTCGAGACGCTAGACGAGGTGCCGGAAGTCGACCGCGACGCCGACCTCGCGAACGTGATGCGACCGGACGAGGAACGGGCCTCGCTCGACAGCGAGGAGGCGCTTCGAAACGCACCAGAGACCGAGGACGGCTACTTCAAGGGGCCGAACGTCTCGTAA
- a CDS encoding alpha/beta fold hydrolase, which produces MQSNEPSTVPRTELESVVPPTIDAESTVRTADGVELHAVVAGDEADPLVVLLHGFPEFWYGWRAQIAPLVEAGYRVLVPDQRGYNLSEKPNGVRAYRTRELSADIADLIATEGRETAHVVGHDWGGMVAWDLARRYPETVDRLAVVNAPHPTAYRRQLRSNPEQLRRSWYAMGFQLPRLPELACRYDDYRLLERALRGTAAPGTFSDADLDRYRRAWDRDGALTGMLNWYRAAARHPSSPPTERVDAPTLVVWGEDDAALVPELAIDSTGFCRESRLELLPETSHWVPHEAAENVTALLREHLAEGAAVSPAR; this is translated from the coding sequence ATGCAATCGAACGAGCCATCGACGGTACCGAGGACGGAACTCGAGTCCGTCGTTCCGCCGACGATCGACGCGGAGTCGACGGTTCGGACAGCCGACGGAGTCGAGTTACACGCCGTCGTCGCCGGTGACGAAGCCGATCCGCTAGTCGTCTTGCTCCACGGCTTTCCCGAGTTCTGGTACGGCTGGCGGGCCCAGATCGCGCCGCTCGTCGAGGCCGGCTACCGAGTGCTCGTGCCCGACCAGCGCGGGTACAATCTGAGCGAGAAGCCGAACGGCGTCCGGGCGTACCGAACCCGCGAACTGTCGGCGGACATCGCCGACCTGATCGCGACCGAGGGACGCGAGACTGCCCACGTCGTCGGCCACGACTGGGGCGGGATGGTCGCGTGGGACCTCGCGCGCAGATATCCCGAGACGGTCGATCGGCTCGCCGTCGTCAACGCGCCCCATCCGACCGCCTATCGCCGGCAGCTCCGCTCGAACCCCGAACAGCTGCGCCGGAGCTGGTACGCGATGGGATTTCAGCTCCCGCGGCTGCCCGAACTCGCCTGTCGGTACGACGACTACCGCCTACTCGAGCGAGCGCTTCGAGGCACGGCCGCGCCGGGGACGTTCAGCGACGCCGATCTGGACCGTTACCGGCGCGCGTGGGATCGAGACGGGGCGCTCACGGGAATGCTCAACTGGTATCGAGCGGCCGCACGGCATCCGTCGAGTCCGCCGACGGAGCGGGTCGACGCGCCGACGCTCGTCGTCTGGGGCGAGGACGACGCGGCGCTCGTCCCCGAACTGGCGATCGACAGCACGGGATTCTGTCGGGAGAGCCGCCTCGAGTTACTCCCGGAGACGAGCCATTGGGTGCCCCACGAAGCAGCCGAGAACGTGACGGCCCTGCTTCGCGAGCACCTCGCGGAGGGAGCGGCGGTCAGTCCCGCCAGATGA
- a CDS encoding DUF2249 domain-containing protein: MPSPTTVVDRTDAPSDRPQETLDVRSLGPPNPLQQTLERLVELPDETVLIQRNDRVPQFLYPKLEDRGYAYETAELEDEVVTVIWRD, from the coding sequence ATGCCCTCACCCACTACCGTCGTCGACCGCACCGACGCACCGAGCGATCGACCACAGGAGACCCTCGACGTGCGGTCGCTCGGCCCGCCGAACCCGCTCCAACAGACCCTCGAGCGACTCGTCGAGCTGCCCGACGAGACGGTCCTGATCCAGCGCAACGACCGCGTCCCCCAGTTTCTCTACCCGAAACTCGAGGATCGTGGCTACGCGTACGAGACCGCCGAACTCGAGGACGAAGTCGTGACGGTCATCTGGCGGGACTGA
- a CDS encoding DUF2249 domain-containing protein: MTRLDVRDVPPVNRHPKIHDAFDALEPGESLTIVNDHEPKPLFYEFEAEVDSFDADGYEVERVAPDEFVATFPKVEA, encoded by the coding sequence ATGACGCGACTCGATGTCAGGGACGTTCCGCCGGTGAACCGCCATCCGAAAATCCACGACGCGTTCGACGCCCTCGAGCCGGGCGAGTCGCTGACGATCGTCAACGACCACGAACCCAAGCCGCTGTTCTACGAGTTCGAGGCCGAGGTCGACAGCTTCGACGCTGACGGCTACGAGGTCGAACGGGTCGCCCCCGACGAGTTCGTCGCCACGTTCCCGAAAGTAGAGGCATAG
- a CDS encoding DUF2249 domain-containing protein, with the protein MATESTERTLDVREIDGPPFDDITAALEKLEAEQRLRLIAPFEPEPLYEVLEDRGFAYESEERDGGVWHVLIEHA; encoded by the coding sequence ATGGCAACCGAATCCACAGAACGAACGCTGGACGTCAGAGAGATCGACGGCCCGCCGTTCGACGATATCACGGCCGCACTCGAGAAACTCGAGGCGGAACAACGACTGCGGCTGATCGCTCCCTTCGAGCCGGAGCCGCTCTACGAGGTGCTCGAAGACCGCGGGTTCGCTTACGAGAGCGAGGAACGCGACGGCGGCGTCTGGCACGTACTCATCGAACACGCGTAA